A window of the Canis lupus baileyi chromosome 8, mCanLup2.hap1, whole genome shotgun sequence genome harbors these coding sequences:
- the TMEM184A gene encoding transmembrane protein 184A isoform X1, giving the protein MTNVSGLLGTAGGPLVSATWPQPRPLPAMPTVPAMPFVPTGPQMDRMGNSSQGASRLFLTTALARGISGVFVWTALLLTCHQIYLHLRSYTVPNEQRYIIRLLFIVPIYAFDSWLSLLLLGGHQHYIYFDSVRDCYEAFVIYSFLSLCFQYLGGESAIMAEIRGKPIRSSCFYGTCCLQGMSYSIGFLRFCKQATLQFCIVKPIMALITIVLQAFGKYHDGDFNIHSGYLYVTLIYNVSVSLALYALFLFYFATRELLQPFEPVLKFLTIKAVIFLSFWQGMLLAILEKCGVIPEVQVIDGSKVGAGTVAAGYQNFIICIEMLFASIALRYAFTCQVYAEKKENSPAPEAPMHSISSGLKETMSPQDIVQDAVHNFSPAYQHYTQQATHETPSPGTHSSVAGGSGAIRKSRNVEKRMLIPSEEL; this is encoded by the exons ATGACTAATGTCTCAGGGCTCCTGGGAACAGCCGGCGGCCCCCTGGTGTCAGCAACCTGGCCACAGCCCAGGCCCCTGCCGGCCATGCCCACCGTGCCTGCCATGCCCTTCGTGCCCACTGGGCCGCAGATGGACCGCATGGGGAACAGCTCCCAGGGCGCCTCCCGGCTCTTCCTCACCACCGCGTTGGCCCGCGGCATCTCAGGGGTCTTCGTGTGGACTGCCCTGTTGCTCACCTGCCACCAG ATTTACCTGCACCTGCGGTCCTACACAGTCCCCAACGAGCAGCGCTACATCATCCGCCTACTCTTCATCGTGCCCATCTACGCCTTTGACTCCTggctcagcctcctcctcctggggGGCCACCAGCACTACATCTACTTCGACTCGGTGCGTGACTGCTATGAAG CCTTTGTCATCTACAGCTTCCTGAGCCTCTGCTTCCAGTACCTGGGGGGTGAGAGCGCCATCATGGCTGAGATTCGGGGAAAGCCCATCCG GTCCAGCTGCTTCTATGGCACCTGCTGCCTCCAGGGCATGTCCTACTCCATCGGCTTCCTGCGCTTCTGCAAGCAG GCCACACTGCAGTTCTGCATCGTGAAGCCCATCATGGCCTTGATCACCATCGTCCTGCAGGCATTTGGCAAATACCACGATGGAGACTTCAA CATCCACAGCGGCTACCTCTACGTCACCCTCATCTACAACGTCTCCGTCAGCCTGGCTCTCTACGCCCTGTTCCTCTTCTACTTCGCCACCAGGGAGCTCCTGCAGCCCTTTGAACCCGTCCTCAAATTCCTCACCATCAAGGCCGtcatcttcctctccttctggcaGG GGATGCTGCTGGCCATCCTGGAAAAGTGTGGGGTCATCCCTGAGGTCCAGGTCATCGATGGGAGCAAGGTGGGGGCTGGCACGGTGGCTGCTGGCTACCAAAATTTCATCATCTGCATTGAGATGCTGTTTGCCTCCATTGCCCTGCGCTATGCCTTCACCTGCCAGGTGTatgcagagaagaaagagaactcACCAG cccccgagGCACCCATGCACAGCATCTCCAGTGGCCTCAAGGAGACCATGAGCCCACAGGACATCGTGCAGGACGCCGTGCACAACTTCTCCCCTGCCTACCAGCACTACACCCAGCAGGCCACACATGAGACCCCAAGCCCCGGCACCCACTCCAGCGTGGCAGGAGGCTCTGGTGCCATCAGAAAGAGTCGGAACGTGGAAAAGCGGATGCTCATCCCCTCGGAGGAACTGTAG
- the TMEM184A gene encoding transmembrane protein 184A isoform X2 → MTNVSGLLGTAGGPLVSATWPQPRPLPAMPTVPAMPFVPTGPQMDRMGNSSQGASRLFLTTALARGISGVFVWTALLLTCHQIYLHLRSYTVPNEQRYIIRLLFIVPIYAFDSWLSLLLLGGHQHYIYFDSVRDCYEAFVIYSFLSLCFQYLGGESAIMAEIRGKPIRSSCFYGTCCLQGMSYSIGFLRFCKQATLQFCIVKPIMALITIVLQAFGKYHDGDFNIHSGYLYVTLIYNVSVSLALYALFLFYFATRELLQPFEPVLKFLTIKAVIFLSFWQGMLLAILEKCGVIPEVQVIDGSKVGAGTVAAGYQNFIICIEMLFASIALRYAFTCQVYAEKKENSPAPQLCLPSHTWAQGMSTSWTPEDPTLDRAHTCIWPRCSSGSEL, encoded by the exons ATGACTAATGTCTCAGGGCTCCTGGGAACAGCCGGCGGCCCCCTGGTGTCAGCAACCTGGCCACAGCCCAGGCCCCTGCCGGCCATGCCCACCGTGCCTGCCATGCCCTTCGTGCCCACTGGGCCGCAGATGGACCGCATGGGGAACAGCTCCCAGGGCGCCTCCCGGCTCTTCCTCACCACCGCGTTGGCCCGCGGCATCTCAGGGGTCTTCGTGTGGACTGCCCTGTTGCTCACCTGCCACCAG ATTTACCTGCACCTGCGGTCCTACACAGTCCCCAACGAGCAGCGCTACATCATCCGCCTACTCTTCATCGTGCCCATCTACGCCTTTGACTCCTggctcagcctcctcctcctggggGGCCACCAGCACTACATCTACTTCGACTCGGTGCGTGACTGCTATGAAG CCTTTGTCATCTACAGCTTCCTGAGCCTCTGCTTCCAGTACCTGGGGGGTGAGAGCGCCATCATGGCTGAGATTCGGGGAAAGCCCATCCG GTCCAGCTGCTTCTATGGCACCTGCTGCCTCCAGGGCATGTCCTACTCCATCGGCTTCCTGCGCTTCTGCAAGCAG GCCACACTGCAGTTCTGCATCGTGAAGCCCATCATGGCCTTGATCACCATCGTCCTGCAGGCATTTGGCAAATACCACGATGGAGACTTCAA CATCCACAGCGGCTACCTCTACGTCACCCTCATCTACAACGTCTCCGTCAGCCTGGCTCTCTACGCCCTGTTCCTCTTCTACTTCGCCACCAGGGAGCTCCTGCAGCCCTTTGAACCCGTCCTCAAATTCCTCACCATCAAGGCCGtcatcttcctctccttctggcaGG GGATGCTGCTGGCCATCCTGGAAAAGTGTGGGGTCATCCCTGAGGTCCAGGTCATCGATGGGAGCAAGGTGGGGGCTGGCACGGTGGCTGCTGGCTACCAAAATTTCATCATCTGCATTGAGATGCTGTTTGCCTCCATTGCCCTGCGCTATGCCTTCACCTGCCAGGTGTatgcagagaagaaagagaactcACCAG CACCACAGCTCTGTCTGCCATCCCATACATGGGCCCAGGGGATGTCAACCTCATGGACACCGGAGGACCCAACCCTGGACAGGGCCCACACTTGCATCTGGCCCAGATGCTCATCTGGCTCTGAGCTCTGA